The following proteins come from a genomic window of Azoarcus sp. PA01:
- a CDS encoding PhnD/SsuA/transferrin family substrate-binding protein, whose amino-acid sequence MVALAELPAATERSFPVGAFAGVQFLRCVLAVVAVLLLFAAPAHAAPPAAAASAAEIRIGVLAFLGAETTVIEWSPVVKHLQTALPGRQVRLVLLDHQGLDDAVAAGTVDFVITNPGHYIELEAKWGASRILTLDASPGRAPGRSIGSAVISRADRPEVRAFDDLRGRRVAIVAREGFGGYQTVHRELAALGIDPERDFAELKTVGFPMRQVLEAVANGDADAGIVRACLLESRAEWATAFRVVGRRDEADFPCATSTRLYPDWPLATLRHTSPALAKTVAIALLAMAPAENGMAWAVPADYQSVHEMFRELQIGPYANLREPTLMMLAERYWPWVAFLAVLLAAWILYTVRVEHLVHLRTAELRAALAVREALEARMRAGQEQADHLARLSVLGELSGTLAHELNQPLAAIGNYAQSLRRRIDNGRLSGEAVREASSEIAGEAERAAAILGRIRDFAKKRAAVREIVAPREIVGEAVALFRGMLANAPVIEVIDELPPSTSVEVDSLQIQQVLLNLLKNGYDAARGLAPERQRLIVTISRGGDNVRIVVRDFGTGLDAATHARLFEPFFSTKPDGLGLGLSICRTIAEAHRGRLTAEPVADGRGGAEFLLSLPLSTTASSPTAPLLESGFANAPNR is encoded by the coding sequence GGCGTGCAGTTCCTGCGCTGCGTGCTGGCCGTCGTCGCCGTCCTGCTCCTGTTCGCAGCTCCCGCTCACGCGGCGCCGCCGGCGGCAGCGGCGTCGGCCGCTGAAATCCGCATCGGCGTCCTTGCGTTCCTCGGCGCCGAGACGACGGTCATCGAATGGTCGCCGGTCGTGAAGCATCTCCAGACTGCGCTGCCGGGGCGCCAAGTCAGGCTCGTGCTGCTCGATCATCAGGGGCTCGACGACGCCGTTGCAGCCGGTACGGTCGACTTCGTCATCACGAATCCGGGCCACTACATCGAACTCGAAGCCAAGTGGGGCGCCAGCCGGATACTGACGCTCGACGCCAGCCCCGGCCGCGCACCGGGACGTTCCATCGGCTCGGCCGTGATCAGCCGTGCGGATCGCCCGGAAGTCCGCGCGTTCGACGATCTGCGCGGACGACGCGTCGCAATCGTCGCGCGCGAAGGCTTTGGCGGCTACCAGACAGTGCATCGCGAGCTGGCGGCGCTCGGCATCGATCCGGAGCGCGATTTCGCCGAGCTGAAGACCGTCGGTTTTCCGATGCGCCAGGTGCTCGAAGCGGTCGCGAACGGCGACGCCGATGCAGGCATCGTGCGCGCCTGTCTGTTGGAAAGCCGGGCGGAGTGGGCGACCGCGTTCAGGGTTGTCGGCAGGCGAGACGAAGCCGACTTCCCTTGCGCGACTTCGACCCGGCTTTACCCCGACTGGCCTCTGGCGACCCTTCGCCATACCTCGCCGGCACTGGCCAAGACGGTCGCGATCGCGCTGCTCGCGATGGCGCCGGCCGAGAACGGCATGGCGTGGGCGGTGCCGGCCGATTACCAGTCGGTGCACGAGATGTTTCGCGAACTGCAGATCGGCCCGTACGCGAATCTGCGCGAGCCGACCCTGATGATGCTGGCCGAGCGCTACTGGCCGTGGGTCGCGTTCCTGGCCGTGCTGCTTGCGGCGTGGATTCTGTACACGGTGCGTGTCGAGCATCTCGTCCACCTCCGCACCGCCGAGCTTCGCGCTGCGCTCGCCGTGCGCGAAGCACTGGAGGCACGAATGCGTGCCGGCCAGGAGCAGGCCGACCACCTCGCACGGCTGTCGGTGCTCGGCGAACTGTCCGGGACGCTCGCACACGAACTCAACCAGCCGCTCGCGGCGATCGGGAACTATGCCCAAAGCCTGCGCCGGCGCATCGACAACGGCCGCCTGAGCGGCGAAGCGGTGCGCGAAGCCTCTTCCGAGATTGCCGGGGAGGCGGAGCGCGCGGCGGCGATCCTCGGGCGCATCCGCGATTTCGCGAAGAAACGCGCCGCGGTGCGCGAGATCGTCGCGCCGCGCGAGATCGTCGGCGAGGCAGTCGCGCTGTTCCGCGGCATGCTCGCGAACGCGCCGGTGATCGAGGTGATCGACGAACTGCCGCCGTCGACGAGCGTCGAGGTCGACTCACTGCAGATCCAGCAGGTCCTTCTGAATCTGCTGAAGAATGGCTACGACGCTGCGCGCGGATTAGCTCCCGAGCGACAGCGCCTCATCGTGACTATCAGCCGGGGCGGCGACAACGTGCGCATCGTCGTGCGGGATTTCGGCACCGGCCTTGACGCGGCGACCCACGCACGGCTGTTCGAGCCGTTCTTCAGCACGAAACCGGATGGTCTCGGGCTCGGTCTTTCGATCTGCCGCACGATTGCCGAAGCGCACCGCGGCCGCCTTACCGCCGAGCCGGTCGCCGACGGCCGCGGTGGCGCCGAGTTCCTCCTGAGCCTGCCGCTTTCGACGACCGCTTCGTCTCCCACGGCCCCTCTTTTGGAGTCCGGTTTCGCCAATGCCCCGAACCGATGA